A part of Myxococcus landrumus genomic DNA contains:
- a CDS encoding type I polyketide synthase: MPPESLNPSAIAIIGLSLRFPGAPDEQRFWSNLISGVDSVTVLDAEQREKAGLPPGEDWVAAAGVVEDADLFDARFFGYSPREAEQLDPQHRLFLECCWRALESAGYAARAQPLPVGLYGGASLSTYLLTNVLPNMERRSSDWSESILGAHSDFLATRVSYKLNLTGPAVTVQSACSSSLTAVHLASQALLAGECRLALAGGTAVRSPQLKAYRAQQGGISSPDGRCRAFDAQAAGTVPGNGVGVVLLKRLEDAVADGDPIRAVILGSAVGNDGSAKAGFMAPSVSGQSSTIRDALALAGVEPDSISYIEAHGTGTALGDPVEVTALKQVFEGVPPGSIGLGSVKTNMGHLDVASGMSGLIKTVLALEHRQLPPTLHFRTPNPLLELEGSPFYVVDTPRAWDSPSPRRAGVSSFGTGGTNAHVVVEEAPVIPRPPPRADEELLLLSARSQAALERMTTEMSEHLRASRAPLADVAHTLQVGRNRFEWRRFVTARTLEDAASRLGQQTEGQQPRIAFDATEQRGAVFLFPGGGAQRVNMGAELLREPVFREAIDRCAALLKGPLGGDVREVMFAPPERYDAAVRELSRPLWTQAALFTCDWALAQRWLSWGVQPTALFGHSLGEYVAACLAGVFTLEEALELVTARGRILERLPPGGMTAVLAPLAQVESLVTHPLSVAAINSPSDCVISGPLDALATLEAALTTRGIESRRLHLGHAAHSALLDPHLADFERVVSRFSPRAPKLPMVSSLTGRWLTPQDVTAPSYWSRHLRETVRFSDGLHLLLSSGERAFIEVGPGSALTSLVKRHPSRTSQPVVSALPYNSTAEQPPSPLAALGEAWLAGVSIDWEHFRAGERRRRVTLPGYSFDRERYWIEPAGEQPPREAAVPMPPVIREENTRGAPPRNDTERVLLECFWLTFQLESLGIHDDFFSLGGDSLLALRLSARIQDRLGARLSLKDIVELPTVARLAARIGTRHDSPPPAPRCLVQLQQGHQGPPLFFVHAAGGQVLFYRELARLLAPGRTCYGFAALGLEEGDSCHTTVEQMAEHYLAALRTVRPRGPYLFIGASLGGAISYEMARRLALAGEAVPLCALLDTPPPGHFAVELADQLTLRTFRVGRNLKPTTDAWPAGLSIEEQFHRLQEEEARDGVTSLFTDVEQARRQLDVLRANSRAMSLYTPPPWEGGELQFFRARELAPGFPPHPELGWMDLGSALRVDVSPGDHYSMLQAPHLEVLAAKLAHLLR, translated from the coding sequence GTGCCTCCGGAGTCTCTCAACCCGTCGGCCATCGCCATCATCGGCCTGTCGCTCCGCTTCCCTGGCGCGCCCGATGAGCAGCGATTCTGGTCCAATCTCATCTCAGGCGTGGACTCCGTCACGGTGCTCGACGCCGAGCAGCGAGAGAAGGCGGGCCTGCCCCCGGGCGAGGACTGGGTCGCCGCGGCTGGTGTCGTCGAGGATGCCGACCTCTTCGATGCGCGCTTCTTCGGATACTCGCCGCGCGAAGCCGAGCAGCTCGACCCGCAACACCGTCTCTTCCTCGAGTGCTGCTGGCGAGCGCTCGAGTCCGCTGGATACGCCGCTCGCGCCCAGCCGCTGCCCGTGGGGCTCTATGGCGGTGCTTCGCTCAGCACCTATCTGCTGACGAATGTCCTGCCCAACATGGAGCGGCGCTCCAGTGACTGGTCGGAGAGCATCCTCGGGGCACACAGCGACTTCCTCGCCACACGCGTCTCCTACAAGCTGAACCTCACCGGGCCCGCCGTCACCGTGCAGTCCGCGTGTTCCTCGTCGCTGACGGCGGTGCATCTGGCCAGTCAGGCGCTCCTCGCGGGTGAGTGCAGGCTCGCGCTCGCGGGTGGCACCGCCGTGCGCTCGCCTCAGCTCAAGGCCTATCGCGCGCAGCAAGGAGGCATCTCTTCCCCCGATGGACGCTGCCGCGCATTCGATGCCCAGGCCGCGGGCACCGTGCCTGGCAACGGCGTGGGTGTGGTGCTGCTCAAGCGACTGGAGGATGCGGTCGCGGATGGAGACCCGATTCGCGCGGTCATCCTCGGCTCCGCCGTCGGCAACGATGGCAGCGCCAAGGCGGGCTTCATGGCGCCTTCCGTGTCGGGACAGTCCTCCACCATTCGCGATGCGCTCGCGCTCGCGGGAGTCGAGCCCGATTCCATCTCGTACATCGAGGCCCACGGCACGGGAACCGCGCTCGGCGACCCTGTCGAAGTCACCGCGCTCAAGCAGGTCTTCGAGGGCGTACCTCCTGGCTCCATCGGGCTGGGCTCGGTGAAGACCAACATGGGCCACCTCGATGTGGCCTCCGGCATGTCCGGGCTCATCAAGACCGTGCTGGCCCTGGAGCACCGCCAGCTCCCGCCCACCCTGCACTTCCGCACGCCCAATCCACTCCTCGAACTGGAGGGCAGTCCCTTCTACGTCGTGGACACACCTCGCGCGTGGGACAGCCCGAGTCCTCGGCGCGCGGGGGTCAGCTCCTTTGGAACAGGCGGCACCAACGCGCACGTCGTCGTCGAGGAAGCACCCGTCATCCCGAGGCCCCCTCCACGCGCGGACGAAGAGCTGCTCCTGCTGTCCGCACGCTCTCAAGCCGCGCTGGAGCGGATGACCACGGAGATGAGCGAACACCTGCGCGCCAGTCGAGCTCCCCTCGCGGACGTGGCGCACACCCTCCAGGTGGGACGCAACCGCTTCGAGTGGCGCCGCTTCGTCACCGCACGCACTCTCGAGGACGCGGCTTCTCGGCTGGGACAACAGACTGAAGGACAACAGCCTCGGATTGCCTTCGATGCGACGGAACAACGAGGCGCCGTGTTCCTCTTTCCGGGAGGTGGCGCGCAGCGCGTGAACATGGGAGCCGAGCTGCTCCGTGAGCCCGTCTTCCGCGAAGCCATCGACCGCTGCGCCGCGCTGCTCAAGGGGCCCCTCGGCGGCGACGTGCGCGAGGTGATGTTCGCGCCCCCCGAGCGCTACGACGCGGCGGTGCGTGAGCTCTCACGCCCCCTCTGGACGCAAGCCGCGCTGTTCACCTGTGACTGGGCCCTGGCGCAGCGCTGGCTGTCCTGGGGTGTCCAACCCACGGCCCTCTTCGGACACTCCCTCGGAGAATACGTGGCCGCGTGTCTCGCGGGGGTCTTCACGCTGGAAGAAGCCCTGGAGCTCGTCACCGCGCGCGGACGCATCCTGGAGCGCCTCCCACCGGGAGGAATGACCGCGGTCCTCGCGCCGCTGGCCCAGGTGGAGTCACTCGTCACGCATCCGCTGTCCGTGGCGGCCATCAACTCGCCCTCGGATTGCGTCATCTCGGGACCGCTTGATGCGCTCGCCACACTGGAGGCCGCGCTCACGACACGTGGCATCGAGTCGCGCAGGCTGCACCTGGGACATGCCGCGCACTCGGCCCTGCTCGACCCTCACCTCGCGGACTTCGAGCGCGTGGTCTCCCGCTTCTCACCAAGAGCGCCCAAGCTCCCCATGGTGTCGAGCCTCACCGGACGCTGGCTCACCCCACAGGACGTGACAGCCCCCTCGTACTGGAGCCGTCATCTGCGAGAGACCGTGCGATTCTCCGACGGGCTCCACCTGCTGCTCTCCTCGGGTGAACGCGCATTCATCGAAGTGGGCCCAGGCTCCGCGCTGACCTCGCTCGTGAAGCGACACCCCAGCCGCACCTCGCAGCCCGTGGTCTCCGCGCTGCCGTACAACTCCACCGCCGAGCAGCCCCCCTCTCCACTCGCGGCTCTGGGCGAAGCCTGGCTCGCGGGCGTCTCCATCGATTGGGAACACTTCCGCGCCGGAGAGCGGAGACGTCGGGTCACACTCCCGGGCTACAGCTTCGACCGCGAGCGATACTGGATTGAGCCCGCGGGCGAGCAGCCTCCTCGCGAAGCCGCGGTGCCCATGCCTCCTGTGATTCGCGAGGAGAACACGCGTGGCGCACCGCCTCGCAATGACACCGAGCGGGTGTTGCTCGAGTGTTTCTGGCTCACGTTCCAGTTGGAGAGTCTCGGCATCCACGATGACTTCTTCTCGCTGGGGGGCGACTCCCTTCTCGCGCTGCGCTTGAGTGCTCGTATCCAGGACCGGCTGGGCGCGCGGCTCTCCCTCAAGGACATCGTCGAGCTGCCCACCGTGGCGCGCCTCGCCGCGCGCATCGGCACGCGTCACGACAGTCCTCCTCCCGCGCCCCGTTGCCTCGTCCAACTTCAGCAAGGCCATCAAGGGCCTCCGCTCTTCTTCGTGCACGCAGCGGGTGGACAGGTGCTCTTCTACCGGGAGCTGGCTCGACTCCTCGCCCCCGGACGCACCTGCTACGGCTTCGCCGCGCTGGGGCTCGAAGAGGGTGATTCGTGCCACACCACGGTGGAGCAGATGGCGGAGCACTACCTCGCCGCCCTTCGCACCGTGCGCCCTCGAGGGCCCTACCTGTTCATCGGTGCCTCCCTGGGAGGCGCCATCAGCTACGAGATGGCTCGCCGCCTGGCGCTCGCGGGCGAAGCCGTTCCTCTCTGCGCCCTCCTGGACACACCGCCTCCCGGACACTTCGCGGTGGAGCTCGCGGACCAGCTCACCCTTCGGACCTTCCGCGTGGGAAGGAACCTCAAGCCCACCACCGACGCATGGCCCGCGGGCCTCTCCATCGAGGAGCAGTTCCACCGGCTCCAGGAAGAAGAGGCACGCGACGGTGTCACGTCCCTGTTCACCGATGTGGAACAGGCCCGGCGCCAGCTCGACGTGCTCCGCGCCAACTCCCGCGCCATGAGCCTCTACACACCACCACCCTGGGAGGGCGGCGAGCTCCAGTTCTTCCGCGCCCGAGAGCTCGCCCCGGGCTTCCCTCCCCACCCGGAGCTGGGCTGGATGGACCTGGGCTCCGCGCTGCGCGTGGACGTCTCTCCGGGTGACCACTACTCCATGCTGCAAGCACCTCATCTCGAGGTGCTCGCGGCGAAGCTGGCGCACCTGCTTCGCTAG